In Xenorhabdus poinarii G6, the following are encoded in one genomic region:
- a CDS encoding MrpH family fimbial adhesin, producing the protein MYHIKKTLLKLAALFILVSTAHAYAGAYVMPVNMEVVYGQARATLEIIAWTEEEGIPNPCYGNEQCYVGPDVNYRNGYPPGMYGSCHDSRVCLENAHLYPTTADVMRAYKRQFGVPIRVSFPIISTEADCVGLFYSEKLNPEYGDAQQFPDSTCNKTPPPNQNCKLNLPSEIAYGELIAREVNNQTRTITGQFSCAVYSDQIMLLARSINNEERVYLDSDRQIYSTLHINGKNAENGVNITAPGNNIPVSFNLKSVLHTITLPKPGQYEGTAVVFLTYL; encoded by the coding sequence ATGTACCATATTAAAAAAACGTTATTGAAGCTAGCAGCCTTATTTATTTTAGTCAGTACCGCCCATGCTTATGCGGGTGCTTATGTCATGCCGGTGAATATGGAAGTCGTATATGGTCAAGCTCGTGCGACCCTGGAGATTATTGCCTGGACAGAAGAAGAAGGGATTCCTAATCCCTGCTATGGAAACGAACAATGCTATGTGGGGCCTGATGTTAATTATCGAAATGGTTATCCGCCCGGTATGTACGGTTCCTGTCATGATTCAAGAGTATGCCTGGAAAATGCGCATTTATATCCGACAACTGCCGATGTCATGAGAGCATATAAAAGACAGTTTGGTGTCCCTATACGGGTTTCATTTCCCATTATTAGTACAGAGGCCGACTGCGTCGGTTTATTTTACTCCGAAAAGCTGAATCCGGAATATGGGGATGCACAACAATTCCCGGATTCAACCTGTAACAAAACGCCTCCTCCAAATCAAAATTGCAAACTCAATCTTCCCTCTGAAATCGCCTATGGGGAATTAATTGCGAGAGAGGTGAATAATCAAACACGCACAATTACAGGCCAATTCTCATGTGCTGTTTATAGCGACCAAATAATGCTGCTTGCCAGATCAATTAATAATGAAGAGAGAGTGTATCTCGATTCTGACAGACAAATATATTCAACATTACACATTAATGGAAAAAATGCGGAAAATGGTGTGAATATCACTGCGCCGGGAAATAATATTCCCGTTTCTTTCAACCTCAAATCAGTACTACATACCATAACGCTACCCAAACCCGGTCAATACGAAGGTACTGCAGTCGTTTTTTTAACTTATCTATAA